From a single Calothrix sp. NIES-2098 genomic region:
- a CDS encoding peptidase M48 Ste24p, whose product MIAWKGFSTNKNLWRRRWFYPLISLVVALSVSLSAPLPGRAIDLLPLLFQGAQIFQLSNISDRQEVELGKQMNQELSSEVRLYRNPEINRYVEQVGRRLAANSDRPNLPYTFQVVEDPSLNAFATAGGFVYVNTGLLKAADNEAELASVLAHEIGHVGGKHLVKQMRQRALASGVATAAGLDRNTAVGIGVELALNRPRSRQDEFDADKRGLRTLARSGYAQSGMVSFMQKLLGQGSTPTFLSTHPATSDRITALKRAIDSQPSKGSYGLDNAVYKANIRALL is encoded by the coding sequence ATGATTGCTTGGAAAGGCTTTTCGACAAATAAAAATTTGTGGCGGCGTCGCTGGTTTTACCCGTTAATTTCGTTGGTAGTTGCCCTGAGTGTGTCCTTAAGCGCACCCCTACCCGGAAGGGCTATAGACTTATTGCCACTTCTGTTCCAAGGTGCCCAGATATTTCAGCTTTCTAATATATCCGATCGCCAAGAAGTTGAGCTTGGTAAGCAGATGAATCAGGAATTGAGTAGTGAAGTTCGGCTTTACCGCAATCCTGAGATTAATCGCTATGTAGAACAAGTTGGTCGGCGCTTGGCTGCTAATAGCGATCGCCCCAATCTCCCTTATACTTTCCAAGTAGTTGAAGATCCAAGTCTGAATGCTTTTGCTACAGCAGGAGGCTTTGTTTATGTCAACACAGGTTTACTCAAAGCCGCAGATAATGAAGCGGAATTAGCAAGTGTACTCGCTCATGAAATTGGTCACGTTGGCGGGAAACATTTAGTAAAACAGATGCGACAAAGAGCGCTTGCTAGTGGTGTCGCCACAGCAGCAGGTTTAGACCGCAATACAGCAGTCGGTATTGGTGTTGAATTGGCTCTCAATCGTCCCCGCAGTCGTCAAGATGAATTTGACGCCGATAAAAGAGGGTTAAGAACTTTGGCTCGTAGTGGTTATGCTCAGTCTGGGATGGTTTCCTTTATGCAAAAGTTGCTAGGACAGGGTTCTACTCCCACATTTTTGAGTACTCACCCTGCAACTAGCGATCGCATTACTGCTCTCAAACGCGCTATTGATTCTCAACCTAGCAAAGGAAGTTATGGATTGGATAATGCTGTATATAAGGCTAATATCCGAGCATTGCTGTAA
- a CDS encoding rhodanese domain-containing protein, which translates to MTNDKLVVSPAWLFEHINDPQVVIVDCRFSLANPQLGRQQYQESHIPGSYYLDLNQDLSSPVEEHGGRHPLPNPIDLAQKLARIGVNYQKTLVVAYDDSRFAFAARLWWLLQYLGHEQVAVLDGGFSEWQKASYPVTNIIPQPQTGSFVPQIQTDKLVDIQTVKNKKDLPEVVLVDSRESDRYRGEREPIDKIAGHIPGAVNYPWQEVTDASGYLLSAAEQRHRWEKLATAEEILVYCGSGVTACVNLLSLELAGISKGKLYAGSWSDWISYM; encoded by the coding sequence ATGACAAATGACAAATTAGTTGTTTCCCCAGCATGGTTATTTGAACATATCAACGATCCGCAAGTGGTAATTGTCGATTGTCGGTTTTCGCTGGCTAATCCCCAACTAGGACGACAGCAGTACCAAGAAAGCCACATTCCCGGATCGTACTATTTAGATTTGAACCAGGATCTTTCCAGTCCTGTAGAAGAACATGGAGGGAGACATCCTTTACCTAATCCTATTGATTTAGCCCAAAAATTAGCAAGAATCGGAGTGAATTACCAAAAAACTTTGGTTGTAGCTTACGATGATTCGCGATTCGCCTTTGCAGCGCGTTTGTGGTGGTTGTTGCAATATTTAGGTCACGAACAAGTTGCAGTATTAGATGGAGGCTTTAGCGAATGGCAAAAAGCTAGTTATCCTGTTACAAATATTATTCCTCAACCTCAAACTGGTAGCTTTGTTCCGCAAATCCAAACAGATAAATTAGTAGATATTCAAACTGTAAAAAATAAAAAAGATTTACCAGAGGTAGTGCTAGTAGATTCCAGAGAGAGCGATCGCTATCGAGGCGAACGAGAACCAATTGATAAAATTGCCGGTCATATTCCCGGTGCTGTTAATTATCCTTGGCAAGAAGTTACAGATGCTTCAGGATATTTACTTTCAGCAGCAGAACAACGCCATCGCTGGGAGAAGCTAGCAACAGCTGAGGAAATTCTAGTTTATTGTGGTTCTGGTGTAACGGCTTGCGTAAATTTACTTTCTTTAGAACTAGCAGGAATTTCCAAAGGTAAACTATATGCTGGTAGCTGGAGTGATTGGATTAGTTATATGTAG
- a CDS encoding metallophosphoesterase: protein MSETSQRRIVIGDVHGHYEGLMTLLTAIAPTSNDRLYFLGDLIDRGPQSAQVVNFVKNNNHPCLLGNHEQMLLNVLTGGSASSSAMQAWLYGGGQATIASYQEATIPQEHIDWFSTLPPYLDLGDVWLTHAGVDPFMPLNKQTSEQFCWIREEFHGMEKPFFADKLIIVGHTITFTLPGVSPGQLAQGKGWLDIDTGAYHPRSGWLTALDVTNNLVHQVNVFKKRVRSLPLEEATVIIDPGEIKGARRNQQRA, encoded by the coding sequence ATGAGCGAAACTAGTCAACGGCGAATTGTAATTGGGGATGTGCATGGTCACTATGAAGGATTAATGACTTTATTGACAGCCATTGCTCCTACTTCCAACGATCGACTTTATTTTCTAGGAGACTTAATCGATCGCGGCCCTCAAAGCGCACAGGTAGTTAATTTTGTCAAGAACAATAACCATCCTTGTTTGCTGGGAAATCACGAGCAAATGTTATTAAATGTATTGACTGGTGGGAGCGCTTCCTCTTCAGCGATGCAAGCATGGTTATACGGCGGCGGACAAGCAACCATCGCCAGTTATCAAGAAGCGACAATTCCCCAAGAGCATATCGATTGGTTTTCAACGCTACCGCCATATCTGGATTTAGGAGATGTTTGGTTAACCCATGCAGGTGTTGACCCTTTTATGCCCTTGAATAAACAAACTTCCGAGCAATTTTGCTGGATTAGGGAAGAGTTTCACGGCATGGAGAAACCGTTCTTCGCTGATAAGTTAATTATTGTTGGTCACACAATCACCTTTACCCTACCAGGTGTTAGTCCCGGCCAGTTGGCTCAAGGAAAGGGATGGCTAGACATTGATACTGGAGCATATCATCCTCGTAGTGGCTGGTTAACTGCACTGGATGTCACAAATAACCTAGTTCATCAAGTCAATGTTTTTAAGAAACGCGTTCGCAGTTTGCCTTTAGAAGAAGCAACTGTCATTATCGATCCAGGCGAAATCAAAGGTGCTCGCCGCAATCAGCAGCGAGCATAG